One Pseudomonadota bacterium genomic window, GCCGACGGCGATGCGGTCACCTTCTCGATCGCCAACGCCCCCGCCTGGGCGACCCTCGATCCGGCCACGGGGCAGCTCACCGGGGCGCCGACCAATGACGATGTGGGCGTGACCGCCGGCATCGTGGTGACGGTGAGCGACGGCACCGACAACACCTCCAGCGCCCCCTTCTCGCTCGAGGTGCTGAACACCAACGATGCGCCGGAGATCGCCGGCACGGCACCCGCCTCCGTGGACGAGGGTCAGGACTACGCCTTCACGCCCACGGCGAGCGACGTCGACGTGGGCGATGACCTGACGTTCTCCATCGCCAACACACCGCCTTGGGCGAGCTTCGATCCCGATACCGGCGCCCTCACGGGCACACCGTCGAACACGGACCAGGGCGAGTACGCGGACATCACGATCAGCGTTGGCGACGGCACGACCACCGCGAGCCTCGACCCCTTCACGATCACCGTGGTGGACATCACCACCGTGGTGCTCTCGGGCATGGTGACCGACTCGCCCGTCACCGACGCCGCCATCTTCGGTAGCTTCGACGGCGATGATTTCGAAGCCACCGCCGACGGCAGCGGCGCCTACACGGTCACGCTGCAGCGGCGCGAAGGGGAGTTCAACGCGGACGCCCTCGTCACCCTGCGCGCCTTCGGCACGGCGGCGGGCCAGGAGCAGGTGGAGCTGGTCTCCGTGCTCGGCAGCCTCGCCCAGCTGGTGGCCGCCGCGGGCGCCGACGAGACCCTCGATGCGAGCGAGTTCCCGCGTCTCAACGTGACCCACGTGAGCACGGCCCGCGATCTGCTGCTGCCGGACTTCAACGGCGGCGCCGCGGCGACGGATGCCGAGACCTTGACCCGCGCCGAGACCGCCATCCCGTTGCAGCTGCTCCTCGACACGGCCTCGCTGATCAAGGCCATCGTCGACGACGGCCTCATCACCGTGCCCGACGGCGAGACCGTGCTGGGCCTCCTGCTGCCCGACGGCATGGAGTCGCGCCAGGAGGCGATCACCGCCCTGTTGGAAGCGCAAGGCCTGCAGGATGCCGACGGCGTGCGCACGGACGCCTTCGCCCAAGCCTTGGCCGACGCCCAGGCGGCCACCCTCGCCGATGGCAACGTGGTGGCGGGCTTCGACGCCGCCACCCTGCCGGGTACGCGCATCTGGGCCGCCGAGGCAGCGCCGAATCACCTCCTGCGCGACATCACGGCCAAGTCCGTGGTCGACCTGGCGGACGGCGGCACGGGCACCTACTACCGCCAGCGTTACGAGGCCCTCGGTGCCCGTGCGCAGAAGGTGCGCACCGATGCCATCGGCCTGTCCTGGGCCTTGATGAACCAAACGCTCACGTTGACCTTCGACGAGGCGGACGCGCTCGCCGTGGCCAACACCGCCGAAGTGGCCCTTGCCGACCGCAACGACCTGGTGTCCCAGTTCGGCTTCGATCAGGAGGTGGTGGACTTCCTCACCCAGGCGTTAGTGGATGGGGACATGGTGCCCGATCCCCTGGAGGTGCGTACGCGGCTGACCTCGCGCGTCGCCCAGGCCGTGAGCAGCGTCGACGGCGACGTGCAGGCGATCGTGGAGGAGCGCGAGGTGAGCGATCTGGATCAGGTGCTCACGGACCTCGAGTGGCCCGGCGACCTGCCGAGCGGCTCGCGCTCGAGCGAGTTCACGCGGGTGATCTCGCCGCCCACCGCGCGCGACGGTGACCTCGC contains:
- a CDS encoding putative Ig domain-containing protein; the protein is MNEKKTAAAAAEASTTVSRAGMIGVFTSALVLAGCGGGGGGGNPAPPAPPTNTAPTITGTPPATVDQDAQYAFSFTANDADGDTLTFAIDGAPAWLMIDPATGDLSGQPGNADVGVTADITVSVSDGDVTVDSAPFSVEVVNVNDAPVFTSGALPMMATEDAPFTFQLSATDADGDALTFGLRNAPIWLLVDPMTGALTGTPTNADVGVTTDVIVTVTDGTATTSSTGVSLEVINVNDAPELVGALPATATEDAAFSFQLTATDADGDAVTFSIANAPAWATLDPATGQLTGAPTNDDVGVTAGIVVTVSDGTDNTSSAPFSLEVLNTNDAPEIAGTAPASVDEGQDYAFTPTASDVDVGDDLTFSIANTPPWASFDPDTGALTGTPSNTDQGEYADITISVGDGTTTASLDPFTITVVDITTVVLSGMVTDSPVTDAAIFGSFDGDDFEATADGSGAYTVTLQRREGEFNADALVTLRAFGTAAGQEQVELVSVLGSLAQLVAAAGADETLDASEFPRLNVTHVSTARDLLLPDFNGGAAATDAETLTRAETAIPLQLLLDTASLIKAIVDDGLITVPDGETVLGLLLPDGMESRQEAITALLEAQGLQDADGVRTDAFAQALADAQAATLADGNVVAGFDAATLPGTRIWAAEAAPNHLLRDITAKSVVDLADGGTGTYYRQRYEALGARAQKVRTDAIGLSWALMNQTLTLTFDEADALAVANTAEVALADRNDLVSQFGFDQEVVDFLTQALVDGDMVPDPLEVRTRLTSRVAQAVSSVDGDVQAIVEEREVSDLDQVLTDLEWPGDLPSGSRSSEFTRVISPPTARDGDLADDVVSLQAWAVPVRYDLGGSFDTAPGIAVDLFTLRQDGRTTLGVLSDLDFAWNLIDGALVFTSEDEEGTTERFTFQRLRRLFDIDFVLVTYEVHGEVMLRFTDWMARQRNDGANLLEDLLAAEPSYWAPVTAEPNFGRERVDRSSIYRADGLPDPQRISGYLFSADLSARLFEPGPATCLTDDSRGCFETAGTWTYTSSVDTAQIVLTGDFALFDRDLTWELLDYDGEADVGTVLEFEFSLFDDGMGGEGRQVRVPPRLNRIDLETLDDYPAELQDARDVGFLED